A segment of the Myxococcales bacterium genome:
GGGTCACCCCGCTTGGCGGCTTTTCGATACAACTTTATTGCCGAGGCCGTGTCCTGTTCGACGCCTCTACCCGCTTCGTACAGAACACCCAGTTGCGCTTGACCCGCGGGCAACCCCGCTTCCGCAGCCTTGATATACCACTCAACGGCTTTCGCGAGATCTCGGTCAACTCCATCCCCGACCTCATAGAGTTGGCCAAGGTTGAGCTGTGCGTCGGAATGTCCTGCAGTCGCCGCACGGTGTAACAATTCGCTTGCAGCTCTCGGATCGCGCTCGCCGTCGAGCTTTCCGGAAAGCATCAGGACTGCGAGATAGTAATCGCAACGCTCGTCGCCTTTGCTTGCGCCTTCCTTCAGGAACTCTACGGCGTTCTGGTACTGCTTCTCTTCGACACTCTTCGAGGCGAGAAACAGATAGTCCGTTGCGCAAGCAGACCCGAGAACCAGTAGGAACCCGACTACGATCAGGGAGACAGGGCGGAACACCATCGGCGTACCCTCCTCTAGCAGCAGCGCTTCGAGAATAGATATTACAGGCTGGGAATTCCACATGAATGTCGGGGATGAAGTCCAGCATGCTTCTGAACGCAGCTGGGCAGAACCTCAGATTTGAATCTGCTGCCAGGCGTCGGAACGGAAGCGCCAACTGAGTACTGCGGCCAGGACGGTGATGTGAAGCAACATGCCGGACCACGCGCCGATCAGACCCCCTTCGAGAACGATGCCCAGAATATAGGCTGCCGGCAGGAACAGCCCCCAGCTAAGGGCCGTTTCCAGCACGAGGACCCAGCGCGTGTCGCCGGCACCGCGCAGCGAGCCCGCTGTAATGATCGCGACGGCGTGGGGAAACGCGAAGCAAGCACCGAGCAGTAGCAGAGGACGACCCAGCGCCACGACTTCGAGGTCGTCGGTGAAAATTCTCAACAGTGGAACGGGGATCGCGATGAAAACGG
Coding sequences within it:
- a CDS encoding sel1 repeat family protein, yielding MVFRPVSLIVVGFLLVLGSACATDYLFLASKSVEEKQYQNAVEFLKEGASKGDERCDYYLAVLMLSGKLDGERDPRAASELLHRAATAGHSDAQLNLGQLYEVGDGVDRDLAKAVEWYIKAAEAGLPAGQAQLGVLYEAGRGVEQDTASAIKLYRKAAKRGDPMGQAALGAAYYHGVGVPKSIVDGYKWTKLASRQGNPMARSNLPVIVSEMTPTELKAARFKVSKFTVDTKTRKRDRTDPQFRELANLARRSSFSGRSLGRTPGR